The following are encoded in a window of Mycobacteroides chelonae CCUG 47445 genomic DNA:
- the pgeF gene encoding peptidoglycan editing factor PgeF has protein sequence MGFRVRRVTTTRRGGVSRAPFDSFNLGDHVGDDPDAVAANRSRLAGALGLPDDHLIWMQQVHGDNVHRVEGPGTSVIPDTDALLTTEPGIALAVLTADCVPVLLADASAGVIAGAHAGRVGAKLGIVPRTVEAMVEAGAEVGRISAFLGPAVSGRYYEVPADMAADVEAALPGSRTTTGAGTPGLDLRAGIARQFSGLGVRAIDIDPRCTVEDPDLFSYRREPRTGRLASVIWLS, from the coding sequence ATGGGTTTTCGAGTTCGACGTGTCACCACCACCCGGCGCGGTGGCGTGTCACGCGCGCCTTTTGACAGCTTCAACCTCGGCGATCACGTTGGTGACGATCCCGATGCGGTGGCTGCCAACCGGTCACGCCTCGCGGGTGCGCTGGGCTTGCCGGACGATCATCTGATCTGGATGCAGCAGGTTCACGGCGACAACGTGCACCGCGTCGAGGGGCCCGGAACATCGGTTATCCCGGACACCGACGCGTTGTTGACCACCGAACCCGGTATCGCGCTCGCGGTCCTGACCGCGGACTGCGTCCCGGTGCTACTCGCCGATGCGAGCGCGGGAGTCATCGCGGGTGCCCACGCCGGTCGGGTGGGCGCCAAACTCGGCATCGTGCCGCGCACCGTCGAAGCCATGGTGGAAGCGGGTGCGGAGGTCGGGCGTATCTCGGCTTTCCTCGGGCCGGCGGTAAGCGGTCGGTATTACGAGGTGCCAGCCGATATGGCCGCGGATGTCGAGGCGGCACTGCCGGGGAGCCGCACGACGACCGGGGCCGGCACGCCGGGTCTGGATCTGCGGGCCGGAATCGCCCGGCAGTTTTCCGGATTGGGTGTGCGGGCCATCGACATCGATCCGCGCTGCACGGTCGAGGACCCGGATTTGTTCAGTTATCGCCGCGAGCCGCGTACCGGCCGGCTGGCCTCGGTGATCTGGCTCAGTTGA
- the ftsW gene encoding putative lipid II flippase FtsW: MSTLTAPFTRLFRSEKRAAAKTAAKPAKKPSDAKTAGLVARTRLGAWLNRPMTSFHLIIATAALLTTLGLIMVLSASGVESYDVDGSAWAVFGKQVLWVCVGLVGFYIALRTPIRVMRKYSFPAFVFTIVLITLVLVPGIGTYSNGSRGWFVYGGMSMQPSELTKIAFAIWGAHLLASRRMEKASLREMLVPLVPAALIALVLIVIQPDLGQTVSMSIILLALLWYAGLPLKVFLSSVIAAVLAAAILAVSAGYRSDRVKAWLDPSADPQATGYQSRQARFALAQGGFFGQGLGQGSAKWHYLPNAHNDFIFAIIGEELGFVGCIGVLALFGVFAYTAMRIAKRSADPFLRMLTATAGMWVIGQSFINIGYVIGLLPVTGIQLPLISSGGTATATALFMIGLIANAARHEPEAVAALRAGSGDRMNRILRLPAPEPYVAPRIDTARDRLRAKSATRGAETADRQPERARQQDSAQGAKRKPRARTDSDAGHHRQVQQVRRASGTRASGRSREQSRAGSSRARSHR; encoded by the coding sequence GTGTCGACCCTGACCGCTCCGTTCACCAGGCTTTTCCGCTCCGAGAAGCGCGCCGCGGCGAAGACGGCGGCCAAACCCGCCAAGAAACCCTCTGACGCGAAGACCGCTGGGTTGGTGGCCCGGACTCGTTTGGGCGCCTGGCTGAACCGGCCGATGACGTCGTTTCACCTGATCATCGCGACAGCCGCGCTGTTGACCACACTGGGCCTCATCATGGTGTTGTCCGCATCGGGCGTTGAGTCCTATGACGTGGACGGATCTGCGTGGGCTGTGTTCGGCAAGCAGGTGCTCTGGGTCTGTGTGGGTCTGGTCGGTTTCTACATCGCGCTGCGCACGCCGATCCGGGTGATGCGCAAGTACTCGTTCCCGGCATTCGTCTTCACCATCGTCTTGATCACCTTGGTGCTGGTGCCCGGAATCGGCACGTACTCCAACGGTTCTCGCGGTTGGTTCGTCTACGGCGGTATGTCGATGCAGCCTTCGGAGCTCACCAAGATCGCCTTCGCGATCTGGGGTGCGCACCTGTTGGCTTCGCGCCGCATGGAGAAGGCCTCGCTGCGCGAGATGCTGGTTCCGTTGGTGCCGGCCGCGCTCATCGCGCTCGTGCTCATCGTCATTCAGCCCGACCTTGGGCAGACGGTCTCCATGAGCATCATCTTGCTGGCGCTGCTTTGGTATGCCGGGCTGCCGTTGAAGGTGTTCCTCAGTTCGGTGATCGCCGCCGTACTGGCCGCGGCCATCCTCGCCGTCTCCGCCGGGTACCGCTCCGATCGGGTCAAGGCGTGGCTGGATCCGTCGGCGGACCCGCAGGCCACCGGTTATCAGTCGCGTCAGGCTCGATTCGCGCTGGCCCAGGGTGGCTTCTTCGGCCAGGGACTTGGGCAGGGGTCGGCGAAATGGCACTACCTGCCCAACGCCCACAACGACTTCATCTTCGCGATCATCGGCGAGGAGCTCGGATTTGTCGGCTGCATCGGGGTGCTGGCGCTGTTCGGCGTCTTTGCGTACACCGCCATGCGCATCGCCAAGCGCAGTGCCGATCCGTTCCTGCGGATGCTGACCGCCACTGCCGGTATGTGGGTCATCGGTCAGTCCTTCATCAACATCGGATACGTGATCGGCCTACTGCCGGTGACCGGCATCCAGCTGCCGCTGATTTCTTCTGGTGGTACCGCCACGGCCACAGCCCTTTTCATGATCGGTCTGATCGCCAACGCCGCGCGCCACGAACCCGAGGCCGTCGCCGCACTGCGGGCGGGTTCGGGTGACCGGATGAACAGGATTCTGCGGCTCCCGGCGCCGGAGCCGTATGTGGCGCCGCGCATCGACACCGCACGCGATCGCCTGCGCGCCAAGTCGGCCACGCGAGGCGCCGAGACGGCCGATCGGCAGCCCGAGCGCGCACGGCAGCAAGACTCCGCGCAGGGGGCCAAGCGCAAGCCACGTGCACGTACCGACAGCGACGCAGGGCATCATAGGCAGGTACAGCAGGTGCGGCGGGCCTCGGGCACGCGCGCGAGCGGCCGGTCCCGTGAGCAATCCCGGGCCGGGAGTTCACGGGCCCGAAGCCATCGATAG
- the murD gene encoding UDP-N-acetylmuramoyl-L-alanine--D-glutamate ligase — protein sequence MTVSQMAELPSGARVLVCGARVTGDAVVAALTGLADLDLRITVCDDNEDALRRHRDAGHGALTTAEAQHHMADQDVVIVSPGFGPSSPIVLAAIHAGLPIWGDVELAWRLDVSGRFGPPKRWLVVTGTNGKTTTTAMVHDMLTAAGRTSALCGNIGDPVLNVLDRDVEFLAVELSSFQLHWAPSVRPAAGVVLNVAEDHLDWHGGMDAYTRDKARVLDGEVAVVGLDDRVAAGLLSGAAAPITAGFRTGEPVAGELGVRDGLLVDRAFGPDVPLIEVAKLPVAGPIGVLNALAAAALARAVGTPAEAVARALEAFQVGRHRAELVTQRHGVSYVDDSKATNPHAAAASIAAYRRVIWIAGGLLKGAAVDDLVRECADRLGAVVLIGTDRGVIAEALARHAPDVPVVAVVTREDAGVQEANVVYVTDEADGGGADLGTRVMAAAVRHASAVARPGDTVLLAPAGASFDQFSGYSERGDRFAAAVRALTG from the coding sequence ATGACCGTTTCTCAGATGGCCGAACTGCCCAGCGGAGCAAGGGTTCTGGTTTGCGGTGCGCGTGTCACGGGCGATGCCGTGGTCGCGGCGTTGACGGGGCTGGCGGACCTCGACCTGCGGATTACCGTCTGTGACGACAACGAGGACGCCTTACGGCGTCATCGCGATGCGGGGCATGGGGCCCTCACCACCGCCGAGGCGCAGCACCATATGGCCGATCAGGATGTGGTGATCGTCAGTCCCGGCTTCGGTCCTTCCTCGCCGATCGTGCTGGCCGCTATACATGCCGGGCTGCCCATCTGGGGTGATGTCGAATTGGCATGGCGTCTGGATGTTTCCGGCCGGTTTGGGCCGCCCAAGCGGTGGCTGGTGGTGACCGGAACCAACGGAAAGACCACGACCACCGCCATGGTCCACGACATGCTGACGGCCGCGGGCCGCACCAGTGCGCTGTGCGGGAACATCGGTGACCCGGTGCTCAATGTGCTGGATCGCGATGTCGAATTTCTGGCCGTCGAGCTCTCCAGCTTCCAGCTGCACTGGGCGCCTTCGGTGCGGCCGGCGGCCGGCGTGGTGCTCAACGTGGCCGAGGACCACCTGGACTGGCACGGGGGAATGGACGCCTACACCCGGGACAAGGCGCGAGTGCTCGATGGGGAGGTCGCGGTTGTCGGTCTTGATGACAGGGTGGCGGCCGGACTGCTCTCGGGCGCGGCGGCACCGATCACGGCCGGGTTCCGCACTGGTGAGCCCGTGGCCGGGGAGCTCGGAGTGCGTGACGGCCTGCTGGTGGACCGGGCATTCGGACCGGATGTGCCGCTGATCGAGGTGGCCAAGCTTCCGGTAGCGGGTCCGATCGGTGTGCTCAACGCGCTGGCCGCCGCCGCGCTGGCGCGTGCGGTGGGTACGCCCGCGGAGGCTGTCGCGCGTGCGCTGGAGGCCTTTCAGGTGGGGCGGCACCGTGCCGAGCTGGTGACGCAGCGCCACGGTGTTTCTTACGTAGACGACTCGAAGGCCACCAATCCGCACGCGGCCGCGGCGTCCATCGCGGCCTATCGGCGCGTCATCTGGATCGCCGGGGGGTTGCTCAAGGGCGCGGCGGTCGATGATCTGGTGCGCGAATGTGCCGACCGGCTCGGTGCGGTTGTGCTGATCGGCACCGATCGGGGTGTGATTGCTGAGGCTTTGGCGCGACACGCGCCGGATGTACCCGTTGTTGCGGTTGTGACGCGCGAGGATGCTGGGGTGCAAGAGGCAAATGTGGTCTATGTGACTGATGAGGCGGATGGGGGTGGCGCTGATCTGGGTACCCGGGTCATGGCCGCGGCCGTCCGGCACGCCAGCGCTGTGGCCCGGCCTGGCGACACCGTGCTGCTGGCTCCGGCCGGCGCATCCTTCGACCAATTCAGCGGGTACTCCGAGCGTGGCGATCGATTCGCCGCGGCGGTGCGCGCACTTACCGGTTAG
- the murC gene encoding UDP-N-acetylmuramate--L-alanine ligase, translating into MNIGPLPEHLRRVHMVGIGGAGMSGIARILLDRGAQVSGSDAKESRGVLALRTRGALVNIGHDGDALDLLPGGPTVVVTTHAAIPKTNPELVEAHRRGIPVLLRPVVLADLMAGYRTLMVTGTHGKTSTTSMLIVALQHCGYDPSFAVGGELNEAGTNAHHGSGDVFVAEADESDGSLLQYRPDLIVVTNIEADHLDHFGSVEAYTAVFDEFTETLGPEGVLVVCLDDPGSAALARRAHERGLRVRGYGSVEQADAAGVPVAGWLRDWQFKDTGAFAQIQLAGEKTSRTMRLSVPGRHMALNALAAVVAAAEIGASVEDVLDGLAGFEGVRRRFELVGQVESVRVFDDYAHHPTEVRTVLQAVSGIVEQQGFGRSVVVFQPHLYSRTASFATEFAEALSVADLVFVLDVYGAREAPLPGVSGALIVEQISGVPVHYLPDLSTVAAHVAAATAPGDLVITMGAGDVTLQGKEIVRALRARANDWPPPRNGQ; encoded by the coding sequence ATGAACATCGGCCCACTCCCGGAGCATTTGCGCCGCGTGCACATGGTCGGCATCGGCGGTGCCGGAATGTCAGGTATCGCCAGGATCTTGCTGGACAGGGGAGCGCAGGTATCGGGCTCCGATGCCAAGGAATCTCGTGGCGTGCTCGCACTGCGTACCCGCGGTGCCCTGGTCAACATCGGCCACGATGGCGACGCCCTGGATCTGCTGCCCGGTGGTCCCACCGTGGTGGTTACCACCCATGCGGCCATTCCCAAGACGAATCCTGAACTGGTGGAAGCTCATCGGCGTGGAATACCCGTCCTGCTGCGCCCGGTTGTGCTTGCGGACCTGATGGCCGGATACCGCACCCTGATGGTGACTGGAACGCATGGCAAGACCAGCACCACATCCATGCTCATTGTGGCGCTGCAGCATTGCGGATACGACCCATCGTTCGCGGTCGGCGGTGAGCTCAACGAGGCGGGCACCAACGCCCACCACGGCAGTGGGGACGTGTTCGTGGCCGAGGCCGACGAAAGTGACGGCTCACTGCTGCAGTACCGGCCCGATCTCATCGTCGTGACCAATATCGAGGCCGACCATCTCGATCACTTCGGCAGTGTCGAGGCCTATACCGCGGTATTCGACGAATTCACCGAAACTTTGGGCCCCGAAGGGGTCTTGGTGGTGTGCCTGGATGATCCGGGGTCCGCGGCGTTGGCGCGCCGGGCCCACGAGCGCGGCCTACGAGTACGTGGCTACGGCAGTGTCGAACAGGCGGACGCCGCGGGTGTCCCGGTCGCCGGGTGGCTGCGTGATTGGCAGTTCAAGGACACCGGAGCGTTCGCACAGATCCAGTTGGCGGGCGAGAAGACCTCGCGCACCATGCGACTGTCGGTGCCGGGTCGGCACATGGCCCTGAACGCACTGGCCGCGGTGGTGGCGGCCGCCGAGATCGGGGCCTCTGTCGAGGATGTGCTCGATGGGCTGGCCGGATTTGAAGGAGTGCGCCGCCGATTCGAATTGGTCGGTCAGGTCGAGAGTGTCCGGGTCTTCGATGACTACGCGCACCATCCCACCGAGGTCCGGACGGTGCTACAGGCGGTTTCCGGAATCGTCGAGCAACAGGGATTTGGCCGCTCTGTCGTCGTCTTTCAGCCCCACTTGTACTCCCGCACAGCATCTTTCGCAACGGAGTTCGCCGAGGCGCTCAGTGTGGCCGATCTGGTGTTCGTGCTCGATGTCTACGGCGCACGCGAAGCGCCGTTGCCGGGTGTCAGCGGTGCGTTGATCGTCGAGCAGATCTCCGGGGTGCCGGTGCATTACCTGCCTGATCTGTCGACGGTGGCTGCGCATGTCGCCGCGGCCACGGCGCCGGGGGATCTGGTGATCACGATGGGTGCGGGCGATGTCACGCTGCAGGGCAAGGAGATCGTGCGGGCGTTGCGCGCGCGTGCCAATGACTGGCCGCCCCCGAGGAACGGTCAATGA
- the mraY gene encoding phospho-N-acetylmuramoyl-pentapeptide-transferase — MRQIIIAAGIAILVSIMLTPVLIRVFSRQGFGQEIRDDGPQHHQKKRGTPSMGGVAILAGMWAGYFGSHLIGIAFGSDGPSASGLLVLALATMLGGVGFIDDFIKIRKARNLGLNKTSKTVGQILSALVFGVLVLQFRNTDGLTPGSPQLSYVREIATVAMPAVIFVLFCVILVMSWSNAVNFTDGLDGLAGGCMAMVTGAYVIVTFWQYRNACSTHPGVACYNVRDPLDLAVIAAATAGACIGFLWWNAAPAKIFMGDTGSLALGGIIAGLSVTTRTELLAVVLGALFVAEIVSVVLQIAAFRTTGRRVFRMAPFHHHFELLGWAETTVIIRFWLLTAIACGLGLALFYGEWLATIGD; from the coding sequence ATGAGGCAGATCATCATCGCGGCCGGGATCGCGATCCTGGTTTCCATCATGCTGACCCCGGTGCTTATCCGGGTGTTCTCGCGGCAGGGCTTCGGCCAGGAGATTCGGGACGACGGACCGCAACATCATCAGAAGAAACGTGGCACTCCCTCGATGGGTGGCGTCGCGATCCTGGCGGGTATGTGGGCCGGGTACTTCGGGTCTCATCTGATCGGTATCGCGTTCGGATCCGATGGCCCCTCGGCCTCTGGGCTGTTGGTGCTTGCGTTGGCCACCATGCTCGGCGGTGTCGGTTTCATCGACGACTTCATCAAGATTCGCAAGGCGCGCAACCTCGGCCTCAACAAGACCTCCAAGACTGTCGGTCAGATCCTGTCGGCCTTGGTGTTCGGCGTGCTGGTGCTGCAGTTCCGCAATACGGACGGGTTGACGCCCGGTAGTCCGCAGCTGTCCTACGTGCGTGAGATCGCCACCGTGGCGATGCCCGCGGTGATCTTCGTGCTCTTCTGCGTGATCCTGGTGATGTCGTGGTCCAACGCGGTCAATTTCACCGACGGACTGGATGGGCTGGCCGGCGGATGCATGGCCATGGTGACCGGCGCCTATGTCATCGTGACCTTCTGGCAGTACCGCAACGCCTGCTCCACGCATCCGGGTGTGGCGTGCTACAACGTGCGCGACCCGCTGGACCTTGCGGTGATCGCCGCGGCGACGGCGGGTGCATGTATCGGGTTCCTGTGGTGGAACGCCGCACCCGCCAAAATTTTTATGGGGGACACCGGATCGCTGGCTCTTGGCGGCATCATCGCCGGCTTGTCGGTGACCACCCGAACAGAGCTGCTCGCGGTGGTGTTGGGTGCACTGTTCGTCGCCGAGATCGTGTCGGTGGTCCTGCAGATCGCCGCGTTCCGCACCACCGGCCGCAGGGTGTTCCGGATGGCGCCGTTCCACCATCATTTCGAGCTATTGGGTTGGGCGGAAACGACGGTCATCATCCGGTTCTGGCTGTTGACCGCGATTGCCTGTGGCCTGGGTCTGGCGTTGTTCTATGGCGAGTGGCTCGCCACGATCGGTGACTAA
- the murG gene encoding undecaprenyldiphospho-muramoylpentapeptide beta-N-acetylglucosaminyltransferase, whose translation MSDELRPLSVVLAGGGTAGHVEPAMAVADALREIDPSVRITALGTERGLETRLVPDRGYDLELIVPVPLPRRLTGDLVRLPLRVRRAVRQTRAVFDNVGADVVIGFGGYVALPAYLAARRGPLRRPRVPVVIHEANARAGLANRVGARRAQRVLSAVSDSGLRRAEVVGVPVRGSITALDRTALRQEARAHYGFDDDALVLLVFGGSQGAVSLNNAVSAAANDLAAAGVSVLHAHGPKNTIELPEGGLRDVPGAPKYVALPYLDRMDLAYAAADIAVCRSGAMTVAEVSAVGLPAIYVPLPIGNGEQRLNALPVVDAGGGVIVADRDLTPETLAHMVIEIASDSGKLAQMTSAAALSGHPDAARQVAQVALDVARQQRSQGRSASR comes from the coding sequence GTGAGTGACGAACTTCGGCCGCTTTCGGTGGTACTGGCCGGTGGCGGTACCGCGGGACACGTCGAACCCGCCATGGCGGTCGCCGATGCACTGCGCGAGATCGACCCGTCGGTGCGGATCACCGCATTGGGTACCGAGCGTGGCCTGGAGACGCGGCTGGTGCCCGACCGCGGGTACGACCTGGAACTGATCGTGCCGGTGCCGCTCCCGCGTCGCCTCACCGGCGATCTGGTGCGGCTGCCGTTGCGGGTGCGCCGGGCAGTGCGGCAGACCCGGGCGGTGTTCGACAATGTCGGAGCTGATGTCGTCATCGGTTTCGGCGGTTACGTGGCGTTGCCCGCCTATCTGGCGGCACGTCGAGGACCGCTGCGCCGTCCCCGTGTTCCGGTGGTCATTCATGAGGCGAACGCACGTGCCGGCCTTGCGAATAGGGTCGGGGCGCGCCGCGCGCAGCGCGTGTTATCGGCCGTCTCGGACTCGGGACTGCGCCGTGCAGAGGTGGTCGGGGTGCCGGTTCGTGGATCGATCACGGCGCTGGATCGCACCGCGTTGCGGCAGGAGGCGCGCGCTCACTACGGATTCGACGACGATGCTCTGGTGCTCTTGGTATTCGGCGGGTCCCAGGGTGCGGTGTCCCTGAACAATGCCGTCTCGGCTGCGGCCAATGACCTTGCCGCTGCCGGGGTTTCGGTGCTGCATGCACACGGGCCGAAGAACACGATCGAGCTGCCAGAGGGCGGGTTGCGGGACGTTCCGGGCGCCCCCAAATACGTGGCCCTGCCATACCTGGACCGCATGGACCTGGCCTACGCCGCGGCCGATATCGCCGTGTGCCGATCCGGCGCGATGACCGTCGCCGAGGTCTCCGCGGTGGGGTTGCCCGCCATCTACGTGCCTCTTCCCATCGGCAACGGTGAACAGCGGCTCAACGCGCTGCCGGTCGTCGACGCTGGAGGTGGTGTGATCGTCGCGGACCGCGACCTCACTCCGGAGACATTGGCGCACATGGTGATCGAAATCGCCTCCGATTCCGGCAAGCTTGCCCAGATGACGTCGGCCGCCGCGCTGTCGGGACATCCGGACGCCGCACGGCAGGTGGCTCAGGTGGCGCTGGATGTCGCACGACAGCAGCGATCTCAGGGACGGAGTGCATCGCGATGA
- the ftsZ gene encoding cell division protein FtsZ, with translation MTPPHNYLAVIKVVGIGGGGVNAVNRMIEHGLKGVEFIAINTDAQALLMSDADVKLDVGRDSTRGLGAGADPDVGRKAAEDAKDEIEELLKGADMVFVTAGEGGGTGTGGAPVVASIARKLGALTIGVVTRPFSFEGKRRSGQAELGIGSLRESCDTLIVIPNDRLLQMGDAAVSLMDAFRSADEVLLNGVQGITDLITTPGLINVDFADVKSVMSGAGSALMGIGSSRGDGRALKAAETAINSPLLEASMEGAQGVLMSIAGGSDLGLFEINEAASLVQESAHPEANIIFGTVIDDSLGDEVRVTVIAAGFDAGGPSRKPISGTAAPGTVAPGKAGQVNGSNGASIFDTIDAQSLPRDTNGSTVTLGGGDEDDVDVPPFMRR, from the coding sequence ATGACGCCTCCACACAACTACCTCGCGGTGATCAAGGTCGTCGGCATCGGGGGCGGCGGCGTCAACGCCGTCAACCGCATGATCGAGCACGGCCTCAAGGGGGTCGAGTTCATCGCGATCAACACCGACGCGCAGGCGCTGCTGATGAGCGACGCGGACGTCAAGCTCGACGTCGGCCGCGATTCCACGCGCGGCCTGGGCGCGGGTGCGGACCCCGACGTGGGCCGCAAGGCCGCCGAGGATGCCAAGGACGAGATCGAGGAGCTCCTCAAGGGCGCCGACATGGTCTTCGTCACCGCTGGTGAGGGTGGTGGCACCGGAACCGGTGGCGCGCCCGTGGTGGCCAGCATCGCCCGCAAGCTGGGTGCGCTGACCATCGGCGTGGTCACCCGGCCGTTCTCCTTCGAGGGCAAGCGCCGCAGCGGCCAGGCCGAGCTCGGTATCGGCTCGCTGCGGGAAAGCTGCGACACCCTGATCGTCATTCCCAACGACCGTCTGCTGCAGATGGGCGACGCCGCGGTATCGCTCATGGACGCGTTCCGCAGCGCTGACGAGGTGCTGCTCAACGGTGTTCAGGGCATCACCGACCTCATCACCACGCCGGGTCTGATCAACGTCGACTTCGCCGACGTGAAGAGCGTCATGTCCGGCGCTGGTAGCGCCCTGATGGGTATCGGGTCTTCCCGTGGCGACGGCAGGGCGCTCAAAGCCGCCGAGACCGCCATCAATTCACCGCTTCTCGAGGCTTCGATGGAAGGTGCTCAGGGCGTGCTGATGTCGATCGCCGGTGGCAGCGACCTGGGTCTGTTCGAGATCAACGAGGCGGCCTCGCTGGTGCAGGAGTCGGCGCACCCCGAAGCCAACATCATCTTCGGAACCGTCATCGACGACTCGCTCGGCGACGAGGTGCGCGTCACCGTCATCGCCGCAGGTTTCGACGCCGGTGGCCCCAGCCGTAAGCCGATCAGCGGCACGGCGGCACCGGGCACCGTAGCCCCCGGGAAGGCCGGTCAGGTCAACGGCTCCAACGGGGCCAGCATCTTCGACACCATCGACGCGCAGAGCCTGCCGCGGGATACCAACGGCTCTACGGTGACGCTCGGTGGCGGCGACGAGGACGATGTCGATGTGCCGCCCTTCATGCGGCGCTGA
- a CDS encoding cell division protein FtsQ/DivIB: MSEPDRTSEEAAESAPVSDEIEDSAPEAIDEDAGAEQAEADESAEGPRMRARRERMERRDAQRRAIALEQARREAKAAAKGKQVDQGKSAGRGKVQGLHTLLLAVLLTVIAVGLGAILYFTPLMSVRQTVVTGTGVVTQEDVLRELNITKGTRLLQIDTAAAADRVASIRRVASARVQCEYPSTLRVTIVERVPVAAWAGGDGTHLIDRDGVDFANEPPPPGIPVLDVVAPGPQDPTTKAALQVLTSLAPDLARQVAKIAAPSVSSITLTLDDGRTIVWGTTDRTAEKAEKLGALLTQPGRMYDVSSPDLPTVK; encoded by the coding sequence ATGAGCGAGCCGGACAGGACTTCGGAGGAGGCAGCGGAGTCGGCCCCGGTGTCTGACGAGATCGAGGATTCCGCTCCCGAGGCGATCGACGAGGATGCCGGTGCCGAGCAGGCGGAGGCCGACGAGTCCGCCGAGGGGCCGCGGATGCGGGCCAGGCGCGAGCGGATGGAGCGCCGGGACGCACAGCGGCGCGCGATCGCTCTGGAGCAGGCGCGGCGTGAGGCGAAGGCGGCTGCCAAGGGCAAGCAGGTAGATCAGGGCAAGAGCGCGGGACGCGGGAAGGTTCAGGGTTTGCACACCCTGCTGCTCGCGGTGCTGCTCACGGTCATCGCGGTGGGACTGGGGGCGATTCTGTACTTCACGCCCCTGATGTCCGTGCGCCAGACCGTGGTGACCGGCACCGGGGTGGTCACCCAAGAGGACGTTCTTCGGGAACTGAACATCACCAAGGGAACGCGGCTGCTGCAGATCGATACCGCCGCCGCCGCGGACCGGGTGGCCAGCATCCGCCGGGTGGCCAGTGCGCGTGTGCAATGCGAGTACCCGTCCACCTTGCGCGTCACCATCGTCGAACGGGTCCCGGTCGCGGCATGGGCGGGCGGCGACGGGACGCATCTCATCGACCGCGACGGGGTGGACTTCGCCAACGAACCGCCGCCGCCGGGCATCCCGGTGCTGGACGTGGTGGCTCCAGGTCCGCAGGACCCGACGACCAAGGCGGCATTGCAGGTTCTCACCTCGCTGGCGCCCGACCTGGCGCGACAGGTCGCCAAGATCGCTGCGCCGTCGGTGTCGTCGATCACGCTCACCCTCGACGACGGTCGCACCATCGTCTGGGGGACTACCGACCGCACCGCGGAGAAGGCGGAAAAGCTGGGGGCCCTGCTCACCCAGCCCGGTCGCATGTACGACGTGTCCAGCCCGGATCTGCCCACGGTCAAGTAG
- a CDS encoding YggS family pyridoxal phosphate-dependent enzyme has protein sequence MTRADELSTALDAVRERVRAAAEAVDRDPQEIELLPVTKFFPAADVQELYSLGCRAFGESRDQEAAAKVAEVGHADIQWHMVGNLQRNKAKSVAHWAYSVHSVDNSRLVAALDTARATGDRSEPLHVYLQISLDGDTARGGVDIADVDGVDELCAQVVASEHLELAGLMALPPREANADQAFRRLQQEHERVRRRYPQANRLSAGMSNDLETAIKYGSTCVRVGTALMGQRPLTSR, from the coding sequence ATGACGCGCGCCGATGAGCTGAGCACCGCGCTGGATGCGGTGCGCGAGCGAGTCCGCGCTGCCGCCGAGGCCGTTGATCGCGACCCGCAAGAGATTGAACTGCTGCCCGTCACCAAGTTTTTCCCGGCGGCCGACGTCCAGGAGCTGTACTCGTTGGGCTGCCGTGCGTTCGGGGAATCGAGGGATCAAGAGGCTGCCGCCAAGGTGGCGGAGGTAGGCCATGCGGATATCCAATGGCACATGGTGGGCAATCTGCAGCGCAACAAGGCGAAATCAGTTGCCCATTGGGCCTATTCGGTGCATTCGGTGGACAATTCACGGCTGGTGGCCGCGCTGGACACAGCGCGCGCAACGGGGGACAGGAGCGAGCCGCTGCACGTGTACCTCCAGATCAGCCTCGATGGCGATACCGCTCGTGGCGGAGTGGACATCGCTGACGTGGACGGAGTCGACGAGCTGTGCGCGCAGGTGGTCGCCAGCGAGCATCTCGAGCTTGCCGGGTTGATGGCTCTGCCTCCTCGTGAGGCCAATGCCGACCAGGCCTTTCGCCGACTCCAGCAAGAACACGAACGCGTTCGGCGGCGCTATCCGCAGGCGAATCGCTTATCGGCAGGAATGTCCAACGACCTGGAGACCGCCATTAAATATGGGTCCACTTGTGTGCGTGTCGGAACGGCGCTGATGGGGCAACGACCGCTAACGTCACGGTAG